The DNA window TATTGGCAGGCGTAAATTATGTATTCTGTTTATTCTCTCATTATAAGCAAAGTGGCATAGAGTTATTAGAACATAGTATTTTGGTCGATAAACATCATCTTGATGAAATAGATATGGATGACCAATACGAAGGCAAGCCGCAATAAAATACATTAAAATTAATTAATAATTTTGTTTTGAACATTAAACTTAATTATTGTTAAAAAAGCGCTTATATTTTATATTAGATATGTAAGCGATTTCACTTCATGTTAACGTGTTATTAAGGAAAGGAGACACTCATGAAATTAGTCAAGACAATTAAATTTTTGTCAACAACAGCCATGATCGGACTTATGGCAACAGCTTTAGGTAGCTGCACAAATAATAATTCATCATCTCAACCATCTAATACAACAGCATCTTCTGCTTCTTCAAATACAGGTACAAAACCAACATCTTCTGGAACTGGAGCAAGTTCAAGTTCATCATCTACAACACCAATTGATGATACAGGTATCTTCTCAACTGCAGAACTTGAAAATGATTTGGTTTTAGATGATGAAGGAAAACCTTCTTTTGATGAACCTGTAACTTTAAAAATGTGGTCCATCATCGGTGATCCTGATCAAGTTGTTTTTGCAAAACTTGTTCAACAATTCAACCTTGAATATGAAGGTATGATTCAAATTGATGTTGTCTATCAAGGACATTTTGACTATTACACAGCTCTTGATACAACATATCAAACAGATTTCGAAGCTTCTTTCCCAGATATATGTTTCATGCATAATGAAAGAACTGTTGAATATGCATATAAAGGCTATTTATATCCAATTGATACATTATTTGGAAAAACTGGTGTAGATATTGATACAACTCAAATTTATGATAATATCGGCCGTGTTACAATGTACAAGAATCGCCGTTTTGCTTTACCTGTTGATGCCCATGGTTTCTTAACACAATTTAGACAAGATATCATTAAGAAAAATGGTTTAGGTTTTGATGATAACACACGTTTTATTCCAAATAACCGTGCTGAATATCAAACACTTCTTGAAAATTTAAGAACTAAAGCTGATGCTGGCGAACTTTTAGTAAGAAATATTAATCGTGGTGAAGATCACTCTTGGAAAGTTGCTGATAAAAATTCATTCTATCCAGAATTCACACAATCTACTGACCCAGATGGCTTAAGCGCTTTATATGCAAATAATGGATCTTTAGCTAATGAAGCTCAAGATACTATCACATTTGGTGAAAACGAAGGCTTCAAAACATATTTAACTGACCAAGTTGATCGTTATAACAACAAATTGATGGGTGAAAGTGGTACAAATACTGAAATGTTTGGTAGAGGAAACACAGTCATGTTCTCTGAAGGACCATGGTGGGTTGCTCAAACATATTCATCTCAATGGAATAACTCTGAATTAAAACGTGCAGGACAATTAGGTGTATCTCAAGAAGATGCTAATGATCCAGTATACAGCGCTCCATATACAGCTTCTCGTCCAACTTCTTGGTGGACATTAGATGAAAACCAAGGCACAGAACATGGTACAAAGTGGTATGGAAATGGTCATGCGGTTTCCTTAACAAGACATGTTACAAGTTTACAAAAAGCAGCAGCAGCATTAACATTTATGAAATGGTATACACAGGGTTCACCTATTGATGCTGATGAAGCTGATGAAAGCTATAACTTAACTACATGGTGTTCTTCCGGACATATTCCAGCATGGAAAAATGTCTATGAATCAAAAAGCTATAAAACTGCATTAGAAAAGAATATGACATTAAGAGCTTTAGGCAATCCTGCTGATGTATTAGCTATGGAAGGCCTTGAATACGAAAGTACAATTTTCAAAGGCATTGGTGATGCTGTTTCTGCAGTTCAAAGTGCATTAAAAGAATCTACAGGCTGCACAAAAGAAAGAGCCCTCGAAAGATTACAAGAAGTTGTTGATAGTACACAAGCTGCTCTCGATTTATTAAAAATGGACTTCTAATAGAAAGGGGGAAACTCCATGGAGAAAACTATTGTACTGGAAGAATATATAAAAGTACATTCCAGGCGGAAAAACCTCCTAAGACAATACGGAACTACCTTCTTATTTCTTGGCCCGTTCATAATTGCCTTTTGTCTTTTCTTCCTTTATCCATTATTTTATGGAATCTATATATCATTAACAAATTTTAAATATGGTTCACCTGGTGGAGAAACATTTAATTCCTTTCATTGGTATAAAATATTGTTCGCACCTAGTACAAGAGCGGAAAATTTACTCTTTGAATCGTTTTGGAGATCTTTCCTCCATTCGTTTATATTCTCAATCATTATGGTCCCAATCGCAATTTTATTGCCTTTGGGACTAGCAATTCTTGTAAATATGAAACCTCCTGGATATAAATTGTTCAGGGCTTTAATTTACATGCCATCTATTGTTCCTCTTACAGCTGCTGGTTCAATTTTTGTATTGTTATTCAATCCACCAGCTGCACATGGTTTACTTTATGAACTGTTTGGCGTAGATACTCAATGGTTTATTGAATCAATGCTAAAATTTAAAATTGGTTCTTTCCAAGTTGATGTAGCTTATGCTTGGATTCCTATCTTCCTCATGTGTTTATGGGGAGGTTGGGGAGGTAACTTCATTATCTTAAGTGCTGGTTTACAAAATGTTCCAAAGAGTTTATATGAAGCTTGCTCAATTGATAGTTCTTCTAGATGGAAGAAAATTACCAACGTTACTATTCCTAACATTAAAGGACAACTTGTTTTAACATTATTTACAACAATCATTGGCTACTTAGGACTTTATGGACAAAACTATGTCTTAGGTGGTCCTATCAATACAAAAATTAGTTCACTTCCTGGCGGAAGCAAGGTATCAACTATTATCTTCTTCATTCAGGATATTGTAGCTAATAACCCTAACTTTAAAACAAAATTCTATGGATTAGGTGCTGCAGCAAGTATTGTATTTGCTATCTTTACTGCAATAATCTCTGGAATACAAATGTATTGTACTAGAGAAAGAAAAACTGGTACAAAAATATCGGAGGCCTATGCAAAATGGTACAAGGCAAAACAAAAATAACCGTTGAACACTATTTAGGTTTCCAAAAGAAAAAGGAAAACTATCATTTTAAATTTCAAACAGGCAAATTAGTTTCTTTTATTATACTTCTTGCATTCTGCGTTTTGTGGGTTATGCCATTTATCATTTTAGTTACAGGTTCTTTACGTGGTTTCTATGATGTTAAAAACTATCCTGGCGAAATTTTTTATCCACATAGTGGCTACACATTAGAAGCGTATAAAATTTTACTTTTCGGTGAATATCCAGAAGGCATGGTTCATAATAAAACTCAAGATTATCAACTTGGTTATTGGTTGATGAACTCTTGTTTCTCTGCTATAGGTGGAACTCTTCTTTATTTATTCGTCGCTTCATTAGCTGCTTATGCATTCACATTTATTGATTTCAAATTTAGAAATGTATTATTTACATTTTTAATCATAACAATGGTTGTTCCAGGTACTGCAACAGCTGTTGGTAACCAAACATTTGTTTTTGCAACAGGACTTAATAAATCTCTGTTAGCTTTGATTATTCCTGGTTTAGGCGGTGTATATGGAATGTATTTAATTAGAACATTCTTTACATCTATTCCGAAGGATTTAATTGAATCTGCGAAAATGGATGGATATAGCAATTTTAAAATTTTCCGCAAAATAGTTTTACCATTAGGAAAAACTGTTCTCTTTGTTCAAGGTTTATTTGGTTTCATGGGTGGTTGGAATGACTTAGTTTGGCCACAAATGCTCTTCGGAACAAAAGATACAAAACTTTGGACTTTACAAGTAGGTATGGCCTATATCATTAATAACTCTAAGACTGCTGACCTTATCGGTACTTCTTTAGCCGGTGGTGTTATCTGTGTTTTACCAGTTTTGGTAGTTTACATGATTGCCCAAAATAAGATTATTGAAGGTATGGCTACTGCTGGTATTAAGCGTTAATTAAAGAAAGGTTATTTATGAGAAACGAATATCCAAGACCTGACTTTAAAAGGGATTCGTTTGTTTCCTTAAATGGGACATGGGAATTCTGTTTTGATGATTATAATGTTGGCCATAAGGAAAAATGGTTTGTAAAACATGATTTTGATAAAAAAATTGAAGTTCCGTTTAGCTTTGAAACAAAGCTAAGCGGAATTCATGATACTACCTATCATGACCATGTTTGGTACCATAATAAACTTAAAGATATTAAACTTAGTGATAATCATTTGTTTATTCTTCATTTCGAAGGAGTTGATTATTATTCAGAAGTATATATCAATGGCTATTTAATTAAAGATCACTATGGATCAAACGCTGGCTTTCAAGTTGATATAACAAATTATTTAGTTGAAGGTGAGAATGATTTAGTTGTCTATTGTTTTGATCCTTCTAAAGATCGTTCTATCCCACGTGGAAAACAAGATTGGGAATTAGAAGGACATGCTATTTGGTATACACGTACAACAGGTATTTATAAGTCGGTTTGGTTAGAACAAGTAGATAAAAAATATATTAAAAATTTCTTTGTTCGAACTAAACTTGATAGATATTGCATTAGCTATGATGTTGAAGTTTCAGAGCCTAATGGAACTTTAGAAATTATTGTTTATGATGGCAATGATTCAGTAAAAAATTCATTTAAAGTAACTAAAAAGAAAAATACTTATGAGTTTTGTTTACCAAATGATTTTGTCAATGATCGTATATGGACATTACAAAGGCCATTTCTCTTTGATATAAATTTAATATTAAAAGATGATTATGGAAATGTAGTAGATAAAGTTAACTCTTATCTTGGAATTCGTGAAGTAAAAACTGAAAATGGCAAAGTATTATTAAATGGTTTGCCGATTTATCAAAAATTAGTATTAAATCAAGGTTATTATGTCGATGGAAATTTAACTGCTCCAACAGTTGAAGATATGGAAAAAGATATTGATGACATGATAGCGATGGGATTTAATGGATGTCGCATTCATCAAAAGACCGAGGATCCATTATTCTTATATCTCTGCGATAAAAAAGGTTTCTTAGTCTGGCAGGAATGTGCAGAAAATTATGGATATTCGAACTTGAATCAAAGACGGATGATCAATGAATGGATTGATATAGTAAAAAATAATTATAATCATCCTTCAATTATCTGTTATACCCCATTAAATGAGTCATGGGGTGTTGAAGGAATACCTTATTCTGATGAGATTCAAAATTACGCGATGTCATTATATTACACAATTAAGTCATTGGATCCAACGAGATTAGTTATTTCCAATGATGGTTGGGAGCAATGTAAAACTGATTTAATAACTGTTCATAATTATAGTCATGGTCGTGAAGATGAAGTTGAAAAATATGAATTCTTTACAAAAGCCTTAAGTACAAGAGAAAATATTCTTAGATTTGAAAATATAAATCGATATATTATCAATCCTGGATTTATAGATGAAAATCAGCCTATTATTCTTTCAGAATTTGGCGGTGTGGCTCTGACAAAAGATACAGGAAAAAAAGCCTGGGGTTATACATCTTCTAACGATGAAGAAAAATATGTTGATGATTTAAAACGTATTTACAAAGCTATTCAAAAATCCAAATGCATTGTCGGTATTTGTTATACTCAATTAACCGATGTTGAACAAGAAGTCAACGGGTTGATGACTTTTGATCGAAAATTTAAAGTAGATCCCAAAATTATTAAGTCA is part of the Firmicutes bacterium CAG:345 genome and encodes:
- a CDS encoding aBC transporter sugar binding protein (product inferred by homology to UniProt); its protein translation is MKLVKTIKFLSTTAMIGLMATALGSCTNNNSSSQPSNTTASSASSNTGTKPTSSGTGASSSSSSTTPIDDTGIFSTAELENDLVLDDEGKPSFDEPVTLKMWSIIGDPDQVVFAKLVQQFNLEYEGMIQIDVVYQGHFDYYTALDTTYQTDFEASFPDICFMHNERTVEYAYKGYLYPIDTLFGKTGVDIDTTQIYDNIGRVTMYKNRRFALPVDAHGFLTQFRQDIIKKNGLGFDDNTRFIPNNRAEYQTLLENLRTKADAGELLVRNINRGEDHSWKVADKNSFYPEFTQSTDPDGLSALYANNGSLANEAQDTITFGENEGFKTYLTDQVDRYNNKLMGESGTNTEMFGRGNTVMFSEGPWWVAQTYSSQWNNSELKRAGQLGVSQEDANDPVYSAPYTASRPTSWWTLDENQGTEHGTKWYGNGHAVSLTRHVTSLQKAAAALTFMKWYTQGSPIDADEADESYNLTTWCSSGHIPAWKNVYESKSYKTALEKNMTLRALGNPADVLAMEGLEYESTIFKGIGDAVSAVQSALKESTGCTKERALERLQEVVDSTQAALDLLKMDF
- a CDS encoding sugar ABC superfamily ATP binding cassette transporter membrane protein (product inferred by homology to UniProt); the encoded protein is MEKTIVLEEYIKVHSRRKNLLRQYGTTFLFLGPFIIAFCLFFLYPLFYGIYISLTNFKYGSPGGETFNSFHWYKILFAPSTRAENLLFESFWRSFLHSFIFSIIMVPIAILLPLGLAILVNMKPPGYKLFRALIYMPSIVPLTAAGSIFVLLFNPPAAHGLLYELFGVDTQWFIESMLKFKIGSFQVDVAYAWIPIFLMCLWGGWGGNFIILSAGLQNVPKSLYEACSIDSSSRWKKITNVTIPNIKGQLVLTLFTTIIGYLGLYGQNYVLGGPINTKISSLPGGSKVSTIIFFIQDIVANNPNFKTKFYGLGAAASIVFAIFTAIISGIQMYCTRERKTGTKISEAYAKWYKAKQK
- a CDS encoding malG-type ABC sugar transport system permease component (product inferred by homology to UniProt); protein product: MVQGKTKITVEHYLGFQKKKENYHFKFQTGKLVSFIILLAFCVLWVMPFIILVTGSLRGFYDVKNYPGEIFYPHSGYTLEAYKILLFGEYPEGMVHNKTQDYQLGYWLMNSCFSAIGGTLLYLFVASLAAYAFTFIDFKFRNVLFTFLIITMVVPGTATAVGNQTFVFATGLNKSLLALIIPGLGGVYGMYLIRTFFTSIPKDLIESAKMDGYSNFKIFRKIVLPLGKTVLFVQGLFGFMGGWNDLVWPQMLFGTKDTKLWTLQVGMAYIINNSKTADLIGTSLAGGVICVLPVLVVYMIAQNKIIEGMATAGIKR
- a CDS encoding glycoside hydrolase family 2 sugar binding (product inferred by homology to UniProt) encodes the protein MRNEYPRPDFKRDSFVSLNGTWEFCFDDYNVGHKEKWFVKHDFDKKIEVPFSFETKLSGIHDTTYHDHVWYHNKLKDIKLSDNHLFILHFEGVDYYSEVYINGYLIKDHYGSNAGFQVDITNYLVEGENDLVVYCFDPSKDRSIPRGKQDWELEGHAIWYTRTTGIYKSVWLEQVDKKYIKNFFVRTKLDRYCISYDVEVSEPNGTLEIIVYDGNDSVKNSFKVTKKKNTYEFCLPNDFVNDRIWTLQRPFLFDINLILKDDYGNVVDKVNSYLGIREVKTENGKVLLNGLPIYQKLVLNQGYYVDGNLTAPTVEDMEKDIDDMIAMGFNGCRIHQKTEDPLFLYLCDKKGFLVWQECAENYGYSNLNQRRMINEWIDIVKNNYNHPSIICYTPLNESWGVEGIPYSDEIQNYAMSLYYTIKSLDPTRLVISNDGWEQCKTDLITVHNYSHGREDEVEKYEFFTKALSTRENILRFENINRYIINPGFIDENQPIILSEFGGVALTKDTGKKAWGYTSSNDEEKYVDDLKRIYKAIQKSKCIVGICYTQLTDVEQEVNGLMTFDRKFKVDPKIIKSINDMLKID